One genomic window of Cheilinus undulatus linkage group 7, ASM1832078v1, whole genome shotgun sequence includes the following:
- the LOC121512428 gene encoding interferon-induced protein 44-like → MNSRLTSSQQKTICFSLGRVRLELLYKASIHGFSGKAFHKRCDNQCPTVSVGYNASGHIFGGYTEQPFSQSGQYMNDNHAFLFSLFGEELIKYPVKAPDYAVKMVGNSGPYFGEALILVNGSQPVVYSSSGKYYNFNAVEMHGNDLDLTECEVYQVEEMTEMERPWRTVIWKPEMREELMSKIRTYEPLIPSVTTVRVLLIGAVGAGKSSFFNSISSVFRGHVTNQAMAGCSTTSLTTQFRTYPLKDGRQGKPLPIILCDTMGLEENTGAGLNVDDIFSILKGHLPDRYQFNPSAPLQMDSHGYHESQGLEDKIHCVAYVIDACKVSIMPSKLEEKMNAIRRKINLIGVPQLVLLTKVDEACPLVAEDVTKIYQSDYIKQMMQEASTRLSLPLSCVIPVKNYNEELEVNLNCDILLLSAVNQMLRITDDYFDDINDQLSNVKTKE, encoded by the exons ATGAATTCCAGACTTACCAGTAGTCAGCAGAAGACAATCTGCTTTAGCCTTGGAAGAGTCAGACTGGAGCTGCTGTACAAGGCCAGCATCCATGGTTTCTCTGGGAAAGCCTTTCACAAACGATGTGACAACCAGTGTCCCACAGTTTCTGTGGGCTATAATGCCTCGGGCCATATTTTTGGAGGCTACACAGAACAACCATTCAGTCAGTCTGGACAGTACATGAATGACAACCATGCcttccttttctcattatttggAGAAGAGCTCATTAAATATCCTGTTAAAGCTCCTGATTATGCCGTGAAAATGGTTGGTAATTCTGGACCATATTTTGGAGAAGCATTGATCCTTGTCAATGGAAGCCAACCTGTGGTGTACAGCAGTTCAGGCAAATATTACAACTTCAACGCTGTAGAGATGCATGGCAATGACCTCGACCTGACTGAGTGTGAAGTTTACCAAGTTGAGG aaatgactgaaatggaGAGGCCATGGAGAACAGTGATCTGGAAACCGGA AATGAGAGAAGAGCTGATGAGCAAGATAAGGACCTATGAACCATTAATCCCCTCAGTGACCACTGTTCGTGTGCTCCTCATCGGAGCAGTTGGAGCTGGAAAGTCGAGCTTCTTCAATTCTATCAGCTCTGTATTCAGAGGTCATGTTACAAACCAGGCCATGGCTGGATGCTCCACCACCAGCCTCACCACACAG TTTCGAACCTACCCTTTGAAAGATGGACGTCAAGGAAAGCCTCTGCCAATCATCTTGTGTGATACCATGGGGCTAGAGGAAAACACAGGGGCAGGGCTTAATGTGGATGACATCTTCAGCATTCTCAAAGGCCATCTGCCAGATCGCTATCAG TTCAAcccctctgctcctctccaAATGGACTCCCACGGGTATCATGAGTCTCAAGGGCTTGAGGACAAGATCCACTGTGTGGCTTATGTCATTGATGCTTGCAAGGTCTCCATCATGCCCTCAAAGCTGGAGGAAAAGATGAATGCGATACGCAGAAAGATCAACTTGATTG GAGTTCCTCAGCTGGTGCTCCTCACCAAAGTAGATGAGGCCTGTCCTTTGGTGGCAGAGGATGTGACAAAAATTTACCAGAGTGACTACATCAAGCAGATG ATGCAGGAGGCCAGCACTCGTCTCAGTCTGCCGTTGTCCTGTGTCATCCCGGTGAAGAACTACAACGAGGAGTTAGAGGTGAACCTGAACTGTGACATCCTGCTGCTCAGCGCTGTCAACCAGATGCTTCGTATCACTGATGACtactttgatgacatcaatgACCAACTCAGCAACGTGAAAACCAAGGAGTAG